TTTTGGTTATCACTGTAAGTATAGTTAAAGCTATTATTTTTAAATCAATCCAAAATGAACGTTCTTTAACATATTTAAGTTGTAATCTTATTTTGGTTGGACGGATTTTTTCCATATATGTTTTTTCTGGATCAGGACTTCCTGCAAGTATAGCTCCCTCATCAGGATTCCACAAAGAAGCCCAATCAGTGATTCCTGGCTTTACCGATAAAATATCTTTCTCTTCTTCCGTAAACATGTCAACATAAAATTGCACCTCAGGCCTTGGACCCACAATACTCATCTCTCCTTTTAAGACATTAATAAGCTGTGGTAATTCGTCAAGCTTGTATTTTCTCAAAATTTTACCGACCCTT
The nucleotide sequence above comes from Candidatus Desulfofervidus auxilii. Encoded proteins:
- a CDS encoding sugar transferase, which translates into the protein MAKRIFDIIASGVGLIVLSPLMLIIAYLIKKEDGGPVFYRGVRVGKYGKPFRIYKFRTMVVDAEKIGGPSTADDDPRITRVGKILRKYKLDELPQLINVLKGEMSIVGPRPEVQFYVDMFTEEEKDILSVKPGITDWASLWNPDEGAILAGSPDPEKTYMEKIRPTKIRLQLKYVKERSFWIDLKIIALTILTVITKKRFVEE